One region of Danio rerio strain Tuebingen ecotype United States chromosome 5, GRCz12tu, whole genome shotgun sequence genomic DNA includes:
- the ppm1db gene encoding protein phosphatase, Mg2+/Mn2+ dependent, 1Db (The RefSeq protein has 1 substitution compared to this genomic sequence): MDMNCDLSLRVSVFSEQGGRKYMEDLTEVIVELEPTEDELQAAGHADPKPDQEPVSDSEPPDCSNNPLPVLIAWRNPLSTEEADGTDEPGTQPAAADSRRSVAFFAVFDGHGGREAAMFARDHLWDFLKKQRGFWSKDYRKVCSAIRKGFIACHHAMWKKLPEWPKTLTGLPSTSGTTASVVVIRGDHMFVAHVGDSSVVLGVREDPSDKVIKAVEVTQDHKPELPKEKQRIEGLGGSVVKKSGVNRVVWKRPRLSHNGPVRRSTPIDQIPFLAVARALGDLWSYDFYSGEFVVSPEPDTSVVTLDPRRHRYIIVGSGGLWNMVPPQEAVTVCQSHDEAVAPFGMSVARRLGCHALMRWRQRMLRADNTSVIVIALPEPGKPHLPMHRDEVILSLAEGPHCDPATGSRSNTPLIKTPDPDLSSASSESLPALERRNGLSGVSLCAEAPLEENLPYIELADKTDLTVCPSGGKRTPDTPLSSPVAKRPRRSPLAPSSSRKRTTDRSLPRRNTTKSQKRTPSVSILQHRKAALCVC, from the exons ATGGATATGAATTGCGACCTATCGCTGCGAGTGAGCGTCTTCTCCGAACAAGGAGGAAGGAAATACATGGAGGATTTAACGGAGGTGATCGTGGAGCTGGAACCCACCGAAGATGAGTTGCAGGCGGCGGGACACGCTGATCCAAAGCCGGACCAAGAGCCGGTCTCTGATAGCGAACCGCCGGACTGCTCAAACAATCCTTTACCGGTTCTGATAGCGTGGAGAAACCCGCTGTCGACCGAGGAGGCTGACGGTACGGATGAGCCTGGGACTCAACCGGCGGCGGCGGACAGCAGGAGATCGGTCGCCTTTTTTGCCGTATTTGACGGACACGGAGGGCGAGAAGCTGCGATGTTTGCTCGAGATCACCTCTGGGATTTTCTCAAGAAGCAGCGGGGATTCTGGTCTAAGGATTACCGGAAGGTTTGTTCCGCAATTCGGAAGGGCTTTATCGCATGTCATCACGCGATGTGGAAAAAGCTTC CTGAATGGCCCAAGACTTTAACTGGTCTCCCCAGTACTTCGGGCACTACAGCCAGTGTGGTGGTCATCAGAGGGGACCATATGTTTGTGGCTCATGTTGGGGATTCATCTGTGGTTCTGGGCGTGAGGGAGGACCCCTCGGATAAGGTCATCAAAGCTGTGGAGGTCACTCAAGACCACAAGCCCGAGCTCCCGAAAGAGAAGCAGAGAATTGAGGGACTGGGAGGAAG TGTGGTGAAGAAGTCTGGTGTGAACCGTGTGGTGTGGAAACGACCTAGGCTAAGTCACAATGGACCGGTCAGGAGGAGCACCCCAATCGATCAGATCCCCTTTCTCGCTGTTGCCAGGGCTCTGG GTGATCTATGGAGTTATGACTTCTACAGTGGAGAGTTTGTGGTGTCTCCTGAGCCCGACACCAGTGTGGTGACCCTGGACCCAAGAAGGCATCGTTACATCATCGTTGGCAGTGATGGGCTTTGGAACATGGTGCCACCGCAAGAGGCAGTAACTGTGTGCCAGAGCCACGATGAGGCTGTG GCGCCTTTTGGGATGTCGGTTGCACGTCGTTTGGGTTGCCATGCATTGATGCGATGGCGTCAGCGAATGCTTCGTGCCGACAACACCAGCGTCATAGTTATCGCCCTTCCTGAGCCTGGCAAACCACACTTACCTATGCACAGAGACGAGGTCATACTCAGCCTAGCAGAGGGTCCACACTGTGATCCAGCAACAGGATCCCGCTCCAACACGCCACTCATCAAG ACTCCAGATCCAGACCTGTCCTCAGCCAGCAGTGAGTCTTTGCCAGCGCTGGAGAGGAGGAACGGCTTGTCAGGAGTAAGTCTGTGTGCTGAAGCCCCGCTAGAGGAAAACCTCCCTTACATTGAGCTCGCTGATAAAACCGACTTGACTGTGTGTCCTAGTGGGGGCAAGCGGACCCCAGACACTCCCCTGTCCTCTCCGGTGGCCAAGAGGCCCCGACGCAGCCCCCTCGCCCCCAGCAGCTCCCGCAAGAGGACTACCGATCGCTCCCTCCCCAGACGCAACACCACCAAGAGTCAAAAACGGACTCCCAGCGTCTCCATACTACAGCACCGCAAAGCAGCGCTCTGTGTCTGCTGA